The Humulus lupulus chromosome 4, drHumLupu1.1, whole genome shotgun sequence genome has a window encoding:
- the LOC133831242 gene encoding probable glycosyltransferase At5g03795 isoform X2 — protein MVSNKKSWSACWTRASSSTLLLLMIPLVVISGFVSVLGPKSSNWVSMSNYTRWNSSSSAAEGDLKGISVISTPNDDNGVVGLRSNLLVVDNENNIEEAVISAYESPLNRSSSSSPLNIIEVDLSQSSQEHNMTKEESSSTSDEAGDVVVYLGMNNESDQIPPIVRARRQRVYTKLERLEGSLIRARSVISEAKIGNQTQDSQYTPDGPMYWNPKAFHRSYLEMERQFKVFVYEEGEPPLFHNGPCKSIYSMEGNFIHELEMNRQFRTKDPQKAHVFFLPFSVTMLVRYVYVRDSHDFSPIRQTVIDYVDVVSGKYPFWNRSLGADHFMLSCHDWGPEASSSVPNLRKNSIRVLCNANTSEGFNPTKDVSFPEINLLTGLTDGFLGGPSASKRPILAFFAGGVHGPIRPILLEHWENKDEDMKIHQYLPKGVSYYDMLRKSKYCICPSGYEVASPRIVEAIYTGCVPVLISDHYVPPFSDVINWKSFSVEVPVSEIQNLKKILMSISPRQYIRMQRRVIKVRKHFEVNSPPKRFDVFHMILHSVWLRRLNIRVREDL, from the exons ATGGTGAGTAACAAAAAATCATGGTCTGCATGTTGGACCAGGGCATCATCATCAACCCTTTTGTTGCTTATGATTCCATTGGTAGTGATTTCTGGGTTTGTTTCAGTTTTGGGACCCAAATCCTCCAACTGGGTTTCCATGTCCAACTACACTAGATGGAATTCATCATCATCAGCAGCAGAAGGAGATTTAAAGGGTATTTCTGTAATTTCAACTCCAAATGATGACAATGGGGTTGTGGGTTTGAGGTCAAACTTGCTGGTGGTAGACAATGAGAACAACATAGAAGAAGCTGTTATTTCAGCTTATGAGTCTCCACTAAAccgatcttcttcttcttcaccacTTAACATCATTGAAGTTGATCTCTCTCAATCTTCTCAAGAACAT AACATGACCAAAGAAGAAAGTAGTAGTACCAGTGATGAAGCAGGTGATGTTGTCGTTTATTTGGGAATGAATAATGAATCTGATCAAATTCCTCCTATTGTAAGAGCCAGACGACAAAGAGTGTACACCAAATTAGAAAGGCTTGAAGGGTCTCTAATTAGAGCCCGATCTGTAATTAGTGAGGCCAAAATTGGAAATCAGACTCAAGATTCCCAATATACCCCTGATGGTCCAATGTATTGGAATCCCAAAGCTTTCCACAG GAGCTACTTAGAGATGGAAAGACAATTCAAGGTGTTTGTTTATGAAGAAGGAGAGCCTCCATTGTTTCACAATGGGCCTTGTAAGAGCATATACTCCATGGAAGGAAACTTCATCCACGAGCTTGAGATGAATAGACAGTTTCGAACAAAAGATCCCCAAAAAGCACACGTTTTTTTCTTACCTTTTAGCGTTACAATGTTGGTTCGTTATGTTTATGTACGAGACTCCCACGATTTTAGTCCCATACGACAAACCGTAATTGACTATGTTGATGTCGTTTCTGGCAAATACCCGTTTTGGAATCGTAGCCTTGGTGCTGACCATTTCATGCTCTCTTGCCATGATTGG GGGCCAGAAGCTTCTTCCTCAGTTCCTAACCTACGCAAGAACTCGATAAGAGTTTTATGTAATGCAAACACCTCCGAAGGTTTCAACCCCACAAAGGATGTCTCCTTCCCGGAAATCAACCTACTAACGGGTTTGACCGACGGTTTTCTGGGCGGTCCTTCAGCTTCCAAGCGTCCGATTCTCGCATTCTTTGCAGGGGGTGTTCATGGCCCCATTAGGCCTATACTACTAGAGCATTGGGAGAACAAAGATGAAGATATGAAAATCCATCAGTACCTTCCCAAAGGCGTATCTTACTATGACATGTTGAGAAAGAGCAAGTACTGCATTTGCCCTAGTGGATACGAGGTTGCTAGTCCAAGGATAGTTGAGGCCATCTACACCGGCTGCGTGCCCGTCCTCATCTCCGACCACTATGTCCCGCCTTTTAGCGATGTTATTAACTGGAAATCTTTCTCTGTGGAGGTGCCTGTCAGCGAAATTCAGAACTTGAAGAAAATTCTAATGAGCATTTCTCCTAGGCAATACATAAGAATGCAAAGGAGAGTGATTAAAGTGAGGAAACACTTCGAGGTGAACTCTCCTCCTAAGAGGTTTGATGTGTTTCACATGATTCTCCATTCGGTTTGGCTTAGAAGACTCAATATTAGAGTCCGCGAAGATCTGTGA
- the LOC133831242 gene encoding probable glycosyltransferase At5g03795 isoform X1: MVSNKKSWSACWTRASSSTLLLLMIPLVVISGFVSVLGPKSSNWVSMSNYTRWNSSSSAAEGDLKGISVISTPNDDNGVVGLRSNLLVVDNENNIEEAVISAYESPLNRSSSSSPLNIIEVDLSQSSQEHQNMTKEESSSTSDEAGDVVVYLGMNNESDQIPPIVRARRQRVYTKLERLEGSLIRARSVISEAKIGNQTQDSQYTPDGPMYWNPKAFHRSYLEMERQFKVFVYEEGEPPLFHNGPCKSIYSMEGNFIHELEMNRQFRTKDPQKAHVFFLPFSVTMLVRYVYVRDSHDFSPIRQTVIDYVDVVSGKYPFWNRSLGADHFMLSCHDWGPEASSSVPNLRKNSIRVLCNANTSEGFNPTKDVSFPEINLLTGLTDGFLGGPSASKRPILAFFAGGVHGPIRPILLEHWENKDEDMKIHQYLPKGVSYYDMLRKSKYCICPSGYEVASPRIVEAIYTGCVPVLISDHYVPPFSDVINWKSFSVEVPVSEIQNLKKILMSISPRQYIRMQRRVIKVRKHFEVNSPPKRFDVFHMILHSVWLRRLNIRVREDL; encoded by the exons ATGGTGAGTAACAAAAAATCATGGTCTGCATGTTGGACCAGGGCATCATCATCAACCCTTTTGTTGCTTATGATTCCATTGGTAGTGATTTCTGGGTTTGTTTCAGTTTTGGGACCCAAATCCTCCAACTGGGTTTCCATGTCCAACTACACTAGATGGAATTCATCATCATCAGCAGCAGAAGGAGATTTAAAGGGTATTTCTGTAATTTCAACTCCAAATGATGACAATGGGGTTGTGGGTTTGAGGTCAAACTTGCTGGTGGTAGACAATGAGAACAACATAGAAGAAGCTGTTATTTCAGCTTATGAGTCTCCACTAAAccgatcttcttcttcttcaccacTTAACATCATTGAAGTTGATCTCTCTCAATCTTCTCAAGAACAT CAGAACATGACCAAAGAAGAAAGTAGTAGTACCAGTGATGAAGCAGGTGATGTTGTCGTTTATTTGGGAATGAATAATGAATCTGATCAAATTCCTCCTATTGTAAGAGCCAGACGACAAAGAGTGTACACCAAATTAGAAAGGCTTGAAGGGTCTCTAATTAGAGCCCGATCTGTAATTAGTGAGGCCAAAATTGGAAATCAGACTCAAGATTCCCAATATACCCCTGATGGTCCAATGTATTGGAATCCCAAAGCTTTCCACAG GAGCTACTTAGAGATGGAAAGACAATTCAAGGTGTTTGTTTATGAAGAAGGAGAGCCTCCATTGTTTCACAATGGGCCTTGTAAGAGCATATACTCCATGGAAGGAAACTTCATCCACGAGCTTGAGATGAATAGACAGTTTCGAACAAAAGATCCCCAAAAAGCACACGTTTTTTTCTTACCTTTTAGCGTTACAATGTTGGTTCGTTATGTTTATGTACGAGACTCCCACGATTTTAGTCCCATACGACAAACCGTAATTGACTATGTTGATGTCGTTTCTGGCAAATACCCGTTTTGGAATCGTAGCCTTGGTGCTGACCATTTCATGCTCTCTTGCCATGATTGG GGGCCAGAAGCTTCTTCCTCAGTTCCTAACCTACGCAAGAACTCGATAAGAGTTTTATGTAATGCAAACACCTCCGAAGGTTTCAACCCCACAAAGGATGTCTCCTTCCCGGAAATCAACCTACTAACGGGTTTGACCGACGGTTTTCTGGGCGGTCCTTCAGCTTCCAAGCGTCCGATTCTCGCATTCTTTGCAGGGGGTGTTCATGGCCCCATTAGGCCTATACTACTAGAGCATTGGGAGAACAAAGATGAAGATATGAAAATCCATCAGTACCTTCCCAAAGGCGTATCTTACTATGACATGTTGAGAAAGAGCAAGTACTGCATTTGCCCTAGTGGATACGAGGTTGCTAGTCCAAGGATAGTTGAGGCCATCTACACCGGCTGCGTGCCCGTCCTCATCTCCGACCACTATGTCCCGCCTTTTAGCGATGTTATTAACTGGAAATCTTTCTCTGTGGAGGTGCCTGTCAGCGAAATTCAGAACTTGAAGAAAATTCTAATGAGCATTTCTCCTAGGCAATACATAAGAATGCAAAGGAGAGTGATTAAAGTGAGGAAACACTTCGAGGTGAACTCTCCTCCTAAGAGGTTTGATGTGTTTCACATGATTCTCCATTCGGTTTGGCTTAGAAGACTCAATATTAGAGTCCGCGAAGATCTGTGA